In Candidatus Oleimmundimicrobium sp., the genomic window TGCTGTGAAGACATTTGGTAATCGCCGCGGTAAGCGTCGTCTTGCCATGGTCCACATGACCAATGGTTCCGATATTCATGTGTGGTTTAGTTCTTTGAAATTTTTCTTTAGCCATTATTTCCTCCTTAAATGCTTAAAAACATTAACCTGTCTTTTATTCTCCTTCTTTTATTCTCCTTTAACCCTGCTTATAATTTCCTTAGAAATACTAGCAGGAACTTCCTCATAATGTTTAAACTGCATCGTATAAGTTGCTCTTCCTTGAGTTTTCGAACGAAGGACTGTCGCATATCCAAACATTTCCGCCAAAGGAACAAAGGCCTTGATAATTTGCGACCCCACTCTCGGCTCAATTCCCTCAATCCGTCCTCTGCGTCCATTTAAATCACCAATAACATCTCCCATATATTCTTCCGGGACTATAACCTCCACCGACATCACTGGCTCCAATAAAATTGGTGACGCTTTCATACAACCTGACTTAAATGCCATTGAGCCCGCTATTTTAAATGCAATTTCTGATGAGTCTACTGGATGAAAGGAGCCATCATGCAAAGTAACTTTTACATCAACCATTGGGTACCCAGCCA contains:
- a CDS encoding GTP-binding protein, with protein sequence MAKEKFQRTKPHMNIGTIGHVDHGKTTLTAAITKCLHS